From a single Deltaproteobacteria bacterium IMCC39524 genomic region:
- a CDS encoding thioredoxin family protein, protein MRIDILCNPDGGQRCELVLANVREVLNELDVRAEVHLFCDRRKLVDNRVYVAPALVIDDIVRIAGRVPEVNEIKSFIVERPRYVERMKEVA, encoded by the coding sequence ATGCGAATAGATATTCTTTGTAACCCAGACGGCGGTCAACGCTGTGAACTTGTTCTTGCCAATGTCCGTGAAGTTCTTAACGAGCTGGATGTGCGTGCTGAAGTTCATCTATTTTGCGACCGTCGCAAGCTGGTCGATAATCGTGTTTATGTTGCTCCTGCCCTGGTGATTGACGATATCGTTCGTATTGCCGGAAGGGTTCCCGAGGTCAATGAAATCAAGTCATTTATTGTTGAACGGCCTCGCTATGTTGAGCGCATGAAAGAGGTTGCCTAA
- the clpB gene encoding ATP-dependent chaperone ClpB, producing the protein MDMNRMTQKSQEAIQAAQALATRFGHVEVDGEHLLLALFEQAEGLVARLVQRLDIDPETVTEALRTEVQRLPAVSGPGVEPGKIYITQRFNQLLVKAEAEAKRLKDDYVSVEHLLLAFVDEGGKTAAGKILQQFNLTRDRLLQVLTAVRGHQRVTSADPEATYEALDKYGVDLVKQVQQGKLDPVIGRDTEIRRVIRILSRKTKNNPVLIGEPGVGKTAIVEGLAQRIVLGDVPEGLKDKTVFSLDMGSLLAGAKYRGEFEERLKAVLSEIRESDGRILLFIDELHTIVGTGKAEGAIDAGNMLKPMLARGELHCLGATTLDEYRQYIEKDAALERRFQPVLVEQPTVEDTISILRGLKERFEVHHGVRIQDNSLVAAATLSHRYIADRFLPDKAIDLIDEACAMIRTEIDSLPAELDEVSRRVMQLEIEEAALKKEKDKPSQLRLEQLRKELADLRHQSDTYRAQWETEKEEIKKIQSLREEIEKVRQQIAIAEREYDLNRAAELKHGQLPELEQQLQAEDRRLNDADEGSRLLREEVTEDEIASIIANWTGIPVSRLVEGEKEKLLKIDKLLHQRVIGQDEAVQLVADAVIRARAGIKDPRRPIGSFIFLGPTGVGKTELARTLAEALFDSEENMVRIDMSEYMEKHAVSRLIGAPPGYVGFEEGGQLSEAVRRRPYSVVLFDEIEKAHPDVFNVLLQVLDDGRITDSHGRTVDFKNTVIIMTSNVGSQHLLEGVTDQGEIVEGARAAVMRELRSGFRPEFLNRVDDIILFKPLTLEETEQIVELQVEELRSRLAARGLSLNLTPEARRFVARAAYDPVYGARPLKRYLQHHLETRIGRAMIAAEVVDGGMINVTEEAGALSVQFATP; encoded by the coding sequence ATGGATATGAACCGAATGACCCAAAAATCCCAGGAAGCCATCCAGGCCGCGCAGGCTCTGGCAACCCGCTTTGGCCATGTTGAGGTCGATGGCGAGCACTTGCTACTGGCTCTCTTTGAACAGGCCGAAGGGTTGGTTGCGCGTCTCGTCCAGCGCCTCGACATTGATCCCGAAACCGTTACTGAAGCGTTGCGCACGGAAGTCCAAAGGTTACCTGCGGTTTCCGGTCCCGGTGTTGAGCCCGGCAAGATTTATATCACCCAGCGTTTCAACCAATTGCTGGTGAAGGCTGAGGCGGAAGCCAAGCGGCTGAAAGATGATTACGTCAGCGTTGAACATTTGCTTCTGGCTTTCGTTGATGAGGGTGGCAAGACTGCCGCGGGCAAAATCCTTCAGCAATTCAACCTGACCCGAGATCGTTTGCTGCAGGTTCTGACCGCAGTGCGTGGGCATCAGAGAGTCACAAGCGCTGATCCTGAGGCGACTTACGAAGCTCTGGATAAGTACGGAGTCGATCTGGTTAAACAGGTCCAGCAAGGCAAGCTTGATCCGGTCATCGGCCGGGACACCGAGATTCGTCGGGTGATCCGTATCCTTTCGCGCAAGACCAAGAACAACCCGGTCCTGATCGGCGAACCGGGGGTTGGCAAGACAGCAATTGTTGAGGGCTTGGCGCAACGGATCGTGCTGGGAGACGTCCCGGAGGGTTTGAAAGATAAAACGGTTTTCTCTCTGGATATGGGCTCATTGCTTGCCGGAGCCAAATACCGTGGTGAATTCGAGGAGAGGCTGAAAGCGGTTCTCAGCGAAATTCGTGAGAGTGATGGCCGGATTCTACTCTTTATTGATGAACTCCATACGATCGTCGGTACGGGCAAGGCAGAAGGGGCCATTGATGCCGGCAATATGCTCAAGCCGATGTTGGCGCGGGGCGAGCTGCATTGTCTCGGTGCGACAACCCTTGATGAATATCGTCAGTATATAGAGAAGGACGCTGCCCTCGAGCGACGTTTCCAACCGGTCCTGGTTGAGCAGCCAACGGTCGAGGATACCATTAGTATTCTGCGCGGTCTGAAAGAGCGCTTTGAAGTTCATCATGGCGTGCGTATCCAGGATAATTCTCTGGTTGCCGCAGCAACTTTGAGCCATCGCTATATTGCTGATCGGTTCCTGCCCGACAAGGCCATTGACCTGATTGATGAGGCCTGCGCAATGATCCGCACCGAAATCGACTCCTTGCCTGCCGAACTTGATGAGGTGTCGAGACGGGTGATGCAGTTGGAGATTGAAGAGGCTGCGTTGAAGAAGGAGAAAGACAAGCCGAGCCAGCTTCGCCTGGAGCAACTGCGCAAGGAGTTGGCAGATCTGCGTCATCAATCGGATACTTACCGAGCTCAGTGGGAGACGGAAAAAGAGGAGATTAAAAAAATTCAGTCTTTGCGCGAAGAGATTGAAAAAGTCCGTCAGCAGATTGCCATAGCAGAGCGCGAATATGACCTGAATCGCGCCGCAGAGCTTAAGCACGGTCAGCTGCCTGAGCTTGAACAACAACTTCAGGCGGAAGATCGCAGGCTGAATGATGCTGATGAAGGTTCGCGTCTGTTGCGCGAGGAAGTGACGGAAGATGAGATCGCCAGCATTATCGCAAACTGGACCGGTATCCCCGTCTCCCGGCTGGTTGAAGGTGAAAAGGAGAAGCTGCTCAAGATTGACAAACTCTTGCACCAGCGTGTGATCGGTCAGGATGAAGCCGTACAGCTGGTTGCTGACGCGGTGATCCGTGCCCGGGCAGGGATCAAGGATCCTCGCCGCCCGATCGGTTCCTTTATCTTCCTTGGTCCGACCGGGGTCGGTAAAACCGAGCTGGCCAGAACTTTGGCTGAAGCCCTCTTTGATAGTGAAGAGAACATGGTGCGCATCGACATGTCCGAATATATGGAGAAGCATGCGGTCAGTCGTCTGATCGGGGCGCCACCGGGATATGTTGGGTTCGAAGAGGGGGGGCAGCTCTCCGAGGCCGTTCGCCGTCGTCCTTACAGTGTGGTGCTTTTTGATGAGATCGAAAAAGCCCATCCCGACGTGTTTAATGTCCTGCTTCAGGTTCTTGATGACGGGCGTATCACCGATAGCCACGGCCGCACCGTTGATTTCAAGAACACGGTGATTATCATGACCTCCAACGTCGGTTCTCAGCACCTTCTTGAAGGCGTCACTGACCAAGGAGAGATCGTCGAAGGTGCACGTGCAGCGGTCATGCGTGAATTGCGCAGTGGCTTTCGTCCCGAGTTCCTCAACCGGGTTGATGACATCATCCTCTTCAAGCCACTGACCTTGGAGGAGACGGAACAGATTGTCGAGCTGCAGGTTGAAGAGTTGCGATCTCGATTGGCCGCTCGTGGTTTGTCTCTGAATTTGACTCCGGAAGCCCGCCGTTTTGTGGCCAGGGCGGCCTATGACCCTGTGTATGGCGCGAGGCCGCTGAAGCGTTATCTTCAGCATCATCTGGAAACCAGGATCGGGCGTGCCATGATTGCTGCAGAGGTGGTTGATGGAGGAATGATCAATGTGACCGAGGAGGCTGGAGCTCTAAGCGTTCAATTCGCAACTCCTTGA
- a CDS encoding response regulator, with product MAKRKRFGEILVDAKVVDEQQLDRALEKQKGTGRRLGEVLEQMGVVTERDIAAALARQFGFKTVTNIARASFSAELLGLFDSDTASNKMLFPLKKEGKTLFLAMVNPLDIEVIENLSFKNGLRVIPCVTTPSEIQSAVNRHYLKIVEQSHEPEAWWTILVVDDQALVRSAAVAALKREGYNLLEAANGADGLKVTLQEKPHLVIADTVMPRMDGYEMFRAIQANLEIKHIPVIALSSKSTAEEEAKLLEMGYFDFIAKPINPVRLVARIRHALRIIYGTSPPPR from the coding sequence ATGGCTAAGCGTAAACGTTTCGGTGAAATTCTTGTTGACGCCAAAGTTGTCGATGAGCAGCAGCTGGATCGTGCCCTGGAAAAGCAGAAAGGGACGGGCCGTCGCCTTGGCGAGGTTCTGGAGCAGATGGGTGTCGTCACCGAGCGTGATATCGCAGCGGCGCTAGCCCGTCAATTCGGCTTCAAAACCGTTACCAACATTGCCCGTGCCAGCTTCAGCGCCGAACTCCTTGGTCTTTTCGACAGCGACACGGCCTCAAACAAGATGCTCTTTCCGCTGAAAAAGGAAGGGAAAACTCTCTTCCTGGCCATGGTCAACCCCCTCGATATAGAAGTCATCGAAAACCTTTCGTTCAAGAATGGCCTGCGGGTTATTCCCTGTGTCACGACACCTTCGGAGATTCAATCTGCTGTTAACCGGCATTATCTGAAGATCGTTGAGCAGAGTCATGAGCCGGAAGCATGGTGGACAATCCTGGTCGTTGATGATCAGGCCCTGGTTCGCTCTGCGGCTGTTGCAGCCCTGAAACGGGAAGGCTATAATCTGCTTGAAGCCGCCAATGGCGCTGATGGCCTTAAGGTGACTTTACAGGAGAAACCTCACCTGGTGATTGCCGACACGGTTATGCCGCGTATGGACGGTTATGAAATGTTCCGGGCGATTCAAGCCAACCTTGAGATCAAGCATATTCCCGTCATTGCCCTCTCTTCAAAATCCACGGCAGAGGAAGAAGCCAAGTTGCTCGAGATGGGCTACTTCGATTTCATTGCCAAGCCGATCAACCCGGTTCGCCTGGTGGCGCGTATCAGGCACGCTTTGCGGATTATTTACGGGACCAGTCCTCCTCCCCGTTAA
- a CDS encoding helicase C-terminal domain-containing protein, translating into MDKFLSARSQEKLRQEILESGGNEVFCIGQTDTDQLVVEVEILARGSRDAVPAILQTCRPGDVIIHNHPSGHLEPSEPDLAIAGNLGSMGVGFYIVNNQVSKLYRVVEAFKPTENATVEHQQVADMLGPGGQVCTSLSGFEDRPEQMRMAFAVTEALNNHSIALVEAGTGTGKSLAYLVPAILWTLANRERLVVSTNTINLQEQLIRKDLPFLQRATGLDFRVELVKGRSNYLCKRRLESATAEPGLFDDEHVGELTSLREWAEQTGDGSREDLSFLPHATLWDEVCCEADQCSRSQCPFFGSCFFHQARRRASRADILVVNHALLLADLSLRQQTDNYSAMAVLPPFSRLVIDEAHHLEEVATRYFSTQVTRFAFARTLNRLRHPRKPQRGLLPRLIIQLGRSLQDDQDALYRELHERIEALIGQRQELLDRSIADLEQSGTVLAKELGAEIRSTEEIRQRLVPAFVEKAAWERTEGVLRSLSRSTSEYSESLRELLKALRKLPDEAAEACRSLGTDLVGVSVRLQVLADNLQTFVARDPGTCTWFEVTKGRIGRGEGIITRLCTAPLVVAPLLRQTLMERMQTVVMTSATLTVAGRFDYLRHRVGLNELEPGRLTELLLESPFDFEKQALLAIPTDIPEPGRPGYAEAVRDLTEQALLAADGRSFVLFTAYSLLRRIHGELSPTLAARGYQVLRQGETTRHNLLQKFSKDPTSILFATDSFWEGVDVPGRSLEQVIIARLPFRVPTEPVLEARAEAITKAGGDPFMEYTVPQAVIRFRQGFGRLIRQRTDRGVVLILDSRVVRRGYGRLFLHSLPNVPVLTKPQNELTEAIKEFFKSTDPGVTED; encoded by the coding sequence ATGGATAAATTTCTCTCGGCAAGATCACAGGAAAAGCTCAGACAGGAAATTCTCGAGTCTGGCGGCAACGAAGTCTTCTGCATTGGCCAGACCGATACAGACCAACTTGTCGTGGAGGTGGAAATCCTGGCCCGCGGTAGCCGTGACGCAGTTCCAGCCATCCTCCAGACCTGTCGGCCGGGTGATGTGATCATCCACAATCACCCGAGCGGCCACCTGGAACCTTCCGAGCCGGACCTGGCAATCGCCGGAAACCTCGGCTCCATGGGGGTCGGCTTCTATATCGTCAACAACCAGGTCAGCAAGCTTTACCGGGTCGTCGAAGCCTTCAAGCCAACCGAGAACGCAACCGTCGAACATCAGCAGGTTGCAGACATGCTCGGCCCCGGCGGACAGGTCTGCACCAGCCTCTCGGGGTTCGAAGATCGCCCCGAACAGATGCGCATGGCCTTCGCCGTCACAGAAGCCCTCAACAATCACAGCATTGCCCTGGTCGAAGCCGGTACCGGCACGGGGAAAAGCCTGGCCTACCTGGTCCCGGCAATCCTCTGGACCCTTGCCAACCGCGAACGCCTGGTGGTCTCAACCAACACCATCAATCTGCAGGAGCAGCTGATCCGCAAAGACCTGCCTTTCCTGCAACGGGCCACCGGCCTCGATTTTCGGGTTGAACTGGTCAAAGGCCGCTCGAACTATCTCTGTAAACGCCGGCTGGAAAGTGCCACGGCTGAACCCGGCCTGTTTGATGATGAACACGTCGGTGAGCTGACATCCCTGCGAGAATGGGCCGAACAGACAGGAGATGGCTCACGCGAGGACCTCTCCTTCTTGCCCCATGCCACGCTCTGGGATGAAGTCTGCTGCGAAGCAGACCAGTGCAGTCGCAGCCAGTGCCCCTTTTTTGGCAGCTGCTTTTTTCACCAGGCCCGGCGCAGGGCCTCTCGTGCCGACATCCTGGTGGTCAACCACGCGCTACTGCTCGCAGACCTTTCCTTGCGCCAGCAGACCGACAACTACTCAGCGATGGCTGTGCTGCCGCCATTTTCCCGGTTAGTGATCGATGAAGCTCACCACCTCGAAGAAGTCGCCACGCGCTACTTCAGCACCCAGGTCACCCGCTTCGCCTTCGCCCGCACACTCAACAGGCTTCGACACCCGCGCAAACCACAGCGCGGACTGCTGCCACGACTCATTATCCAACTGGGAAGATCTTTGCAGGATGATCAGGATGCTCTCTACCGTGAACTGCATGAGCGCATAGAAGCTTTGATCGGCCAACGCCAGGAGCTGCTTGATCGCTCAATAGCAGACCTGGAGCAGTCAGGGACAGTGCTGGCAAAAGAACTCGGCGCGGAGATTCGTTCAACAGAAGAGATTCGCCAACGACTGGTGCCGGCCTTTGTCGAAAAAGCGGCCTGGGAAAGAACCGAAGGCGTATTGCGCAGCCTGTCGCGCAGCACCAGTGAGTACAGTGAGTCGCTGCGAGAGCTTCTCAAGGCCTTACGCAAACTCCCTGATGAAGCGGCCGAGGCCTGCCGCTCACTCGGTACCGACCTGGTGGGCGTCAGTGTGCGACTGCAAGTGCTCGCCGACAACCTGCAGACCTTTGTCGCCAGAGACCCGGGGACCTGCACCTGGTTTGAAGTCACCAAAGGGCGCATAGGCCGGGGTGAAGGGATTATCACCCGGCTTTGCACCGCACCCCTGGTGGTCGCGCCTCTGTTGCGACAGACCCTGATGGAACGCATGCAGACCGTCGTCATGACCAGCGCGACCCTGACTGTGGCCGGTCGCTTTGACTACCTGCGCCACCGGGTCGGCCTGAATGAGTTAGAGCCGGGCCGGCTGACGGAACTGCTCCTGGAGTCTCCTTTCGATTTCGAAAAACAAGCCTTGCTCGCGATCCCGACCGATATCCCCGAACCGGGTCGTCCCGGCTACGCTGAGGCCGTACGTGACCTGACTGAGCAGGCCTTGCTGGCAGCCGATGGGCGCAGCTTTGTGCTTTTTACCGCCTACAGCCTTTTACGCCGCATTCACGGCGAGCTCTCGCCGACCCTGGCTGCCCGCGGCTACCAGGTCTTGCGCCAGGGGGAAACCACCCGGCACAACCTGTTGCAGAAGTTCAGCAAAGACCCGACCAGTATCCTCTTTGCCACCGACTCCTTCTGGGAAGGGGTCGATGTGCCCGGCCGTTCACTTGAGCAGGTCATCATTGCCCGTTTGCCTTTCCGGGTACCGACTGAGCCGGTTCTTGAAGCACGCGCCGAAGCCATCACCAAGGCAGGCGGAGATCCCTTCATGGAGTACACGGTTCCGCAGGCTGTGATCCGCTTTCGTCAGGGCTTTGGCCGCCTGATCCGGCAGCGCACTGATCGTGGGGTGGTCCTGATTCTCGACAGCCGGGTCGTCAGACGTGGTTACGGCCGACTCTTCCTGCACTCTTTGCCTAATGTCCCCGTTTTAACCAAGCCTCAAAACGAGCTTACTGAAGCCATCAAGGAGTTCTTCAAGAGCACAGATCCGGGCGTTACAGAGGATTAA
- a CDS encoding DUF4080 domain-containing protein, which produces MKIVFCTLHVRRSTQAISLAAGCLASALPEPLSQTSTLVDAFPDQSDQEILTMILQTQPDVVAFPVYVWNRLRLIVIAKKLHKQAPHIRLIAGGPEATGDANGLLAAAPWTALVHGEGEAAFSGLINALAENLPAQPLPGVSWVSQENIFSGPECCPHDLDKAPSPWLTGALKPEASGGVLWEVARGCAFSCDYCFEARGHGGVRGIERKRLEEELALFVAAGVTQVWVLDSTFNHPPQRGIALLELLLEHAPHMHYHLEAKADFIDRRTVALLSQLNCSVQLGLQSIHEQVLKAVHRPLGLDTLTEKVRLLAAEGIIYGFDLIYGLPQDNYAGFRDSLDTVLSFAPNHIHIFPLSILPGTRLAQQRDRYGIEAQSEPPYELTSSSNWTVEEMELCRRLSAAVDLFYNSGRAVAFFPAIMHALQIPPSELFEDFFKWVLQQEGVEYHDLMLTDRWAADDVYRMLQGYLCSQLERTGQGHLTSVFLDLLCYHFHYAETILGEELLPPQEPFEPQTNLWETPWQRSSKCRLVPFAYEILDLLEVEEMQLDEFASLFRPVGSVALFMRRDNEVFCESLSEEMLKLLRESNSGLSPKDIFAGSLSQATGEELVEFAVYEGLLQPVQ; this is translated from the coding sequence ATGAAAATTGTATTTTGCACCCTCCACGTTCGCCGCTCCACTCAGGCTATTTCACTGGCAGCCGGCTGTCTGGCCTCCGCCCTGCCTGAACCCTTATCTCAAACCAGCACCCTGGTTGACGCTTTTCCTGACCAGTCCGACCAGGAAATTCTCACCATGATTTTACAGACACAGCCGGACGTCGTCGCCTTCCCGGTTTATGTCTGGAACCGTTTGCGGCTCATCGTAATCGCTAAAAAGCTGCATAAACAGGCACCCCATATTCGCCTGATCGCCGGCGGCCCTGAAGCAACCGGCGATGCCAACGGCCTGCTTGCGGCAGCCCCCTGGACGGCGCTCGTCCACGGTGAAGGGGAAGCCGCATTTAGTGGACTGATTAATGCCCTGGCAGAAAACCTGCCTGCGCAACCGTTACCCGGTGTTAGCTGGGTGTCGCAAGAAAACATCTTTTCCGGCCCGGAGTGTTGTCCGCACGACCTCGACAAAGCTCCCTCGCCCTGGCTCACCGGCGCCCTCAAGCCTGAAGCCTCTGGTGGCGTTCTCTGGGAGGTTGCCCGGGGCTGCGCTTTCTCTTGCGATTACTGCTTCGAAGCACGCGGCCATGGCGGAGTCCGTGGCATCGAACGAAAACGCCTGGAAGAGGAGCTTGCTCTCTTTGTCGCTGCCGGAGTCACCCAGGTCTGGGTTCTTGACTCAACCTTTAATCACCCTCCGCAGCGCGGCATTGCCCTGCTGGAACTCCTGCTCGAACATGCACCACATATGCACTATCACCTGGAAGCCAAGGCGGACTTTATAGATCGCCGCACCGTGGCCCTGTTAAGCCAGCTGAACTGTTCCGTGCAACTGGGTTTGCAATCGATACATGAGCAGGTCCTGAAAGCAGTCCATCGCCCCCTTGGCCTGGACACTCTGACCGAGAAGGTCCGCCTCCTTGCAGCAGAAGGGATCATCTACGGCTTCGATCTTATCTATGGCCTGCCACAGGACAATTACGCAGGCTTCCGTGACAGCCTTGATACCGTGCTCAGCTTTGCACCAAACCACATTCACATTTTCCCTCTGTCGATACTGCCTGGAACCCGCCTGGCACAACAGCGTGACCGTTACGGCATCGAAGCTCAGTCGGAGCCTCCCTATGAGCTGACTTCATCAAGCAACTGGACAGTCGAAGAGATGGAGCTCTGTCGCCGGCTTTCTGCAGCCGTCGACCTCTTCTATAATTCCGGGCGAGCCGTCGCTTTCTTCCCGGCGATCATGCACGCCCTGCAAATTCCACCCAGCGAACTCTTCGAGGATTTTTTCAAGTGGGTTTTACAGCAAGAAGGTGTCGAATACCATGACCTGATGCTCACCGATCGGTGGGCCGCCGATGATGTCTATCGCATGCTGCAGGGCTATCTCTGCAGTCAGCTGGAAAGAACCGGACAAGGTCACCTGACCAGTGTTTTTCTTGACCTGCTCTGCTATCACTTTCATTACGCAGAGACGATCCTTGGGGAAGAGCTGCTCCCGCCCCAGGAGCCGTTCGAGCCACAAACAAACCTCTGGGAAACCCCCTGGCAGCGTTCCAGCAAATGCCGCCTGGTACCCTTTGCATATGAGATTCTGGATCTGCTGGAAGTCGAAGAGATGCAACTGGACGAATTCGCCAGCCTGTTCCGTCCGGTTGGCTCGGTGGCTCTATTTATGCGGCGTGACAATGAAGTTTTTTGTGAATCATTGAGCGAAGAGATGTTGAAATTACTGCGAGAGAGCAACAGCGGGCTCAGCCCGAAAGACATTTTCGCCGGCAGCCTGTCGCAGGCAACCGGGGAAGAACTGGTCGAGTTTGCGGTTTATGAAGGATTGTTACAGCCGGTTCAATAG
- a CDS encoding GSU3128 family (seleno)protein, which produces MKSRKQILDYEFSEVLDIKTRELIRVACAVAVNCPDULTKHFAVAKQAGASEDELREAMAYGIIAPSGRAKNFVKRMQPELDGEE; this is translated from the coding sequence ATGAAAAGTCGCAAACAGATCCTTGATTATGAATTCTCGGAAGTCCTCGATATCAAAACCCGAGAACTGATCAGGGTTGCCTGTGCCGTGGCGGTCAACTGCCCGGACTGACTCACCAAGCACTTCGCGGTCGCGAAGCAAGCCGGTGCCTCTGAGGATGAATTGCGTGAAGCAATGGCTTACGGAATTATCGCGCCATCGGGCCGCGCCAAGAACTTCGTTAAACGTATGCAACCAGAACTGGACGGCGAAGAATAG
- a CDS encoding ATPase yields MSRRVSQQMLNKQIVSKEQLNEASNRQRMHGGRLGQNLVALGYISENQLESFFKRTPPTPETVEETGLDLNFIADLSLKHLVSMGEFRLGDLSKRLGLPINILDEAIELLRREKLVEVRGASQFVKSSFNFVATATGKRIAGELMEVCRYVGPAPVVLEDYKEMVENQSIQNITVDEVVVQAAFSHIVISDHMVNRLGPAISSGAPMFIYGPAGNGKTTIAETIGQVLPGTVFVPHALYVGGQIITVFDPVNHVVVAELPGDDTTPDSIDQRWVRVQRPIVMAGGELTLRMLDLEFNSIAKIYEAPLQMKANNGLFIIDDFGRQQMDPQSLLNRWIINLDRQIDFMSMHTGMKFEIPFDQLVIFATNLDPKSLVDEAFLRRIRYKIKIEHPTEAEFKQIFERVCEMNRIEFKADVYEHLLEHWYRRHNIAFNACHPRDLVAHVTDLARFFDEQPELHRASIDHACENYFVDV; encoded by the coding sequence ATGAGCAGAAGAGTGAGCCAGCAGATGTTAAACAAACAGATTGTCAGCAAGGAGCAACTCAACGAAGCCTCCAACCGCCAACGCATGCACGGTGGTCGCTTGGGCCAGAACCTGGTTGCCTTAGGCTATATCAGCGAAAACCAGCTTGAGTCCTTCTTCAAACGCACGCCTCCGACCCCGGAAACCGTTGAGGAGACGGGCCTCGACCTGAACTTTATCGCCGACCTGTCTCTGAAACATCTTGTCTCCATGGGTGAATTTCGTCTGGGCGACCTGTCAAAACGTCTCGGATTACCAATCAACATTCTGGACGAAGCCATTGAGCTGCTACGCCGCGAGAAGTTGGTGGAAGTGCGTGGCGCAAGCCAGTTCGTTAAGTCTTCTTTTAACTTCGTTGCAACTGCAACCGGTAAAAGAATCGCCGGCGAGCTGATGGAAGTCTGTCGCTACGTAGGCCCGGCCCCTGTTGTTCTCGAAGATTACAAGGAGATGGTTGAAAACCAGTCCATCCAGAATATCACCGTCGATGAGGTCGTCGTGCAGGCGGCGTTTTCCCACATCGTCATCAGCGACCATATGGTCAACCGCCTGGGCCCGGCGATCAGTTCCGGTGCTCCCATGTTTATCTACGGGCCTGCCGGCAACGGCAAGACCACTATTGCCGAAACCATCGGCCAGGTCCTGCCGGGAACAGTTTTTGTGCCTCACGCCCTCTACGTCGGCGGCCAGATTATTACGGTCTTCGATCCGGTCAACCACGTCGTGGTTGCAGAGCTGCCGGGTGATGACACGACCCCTGACAGCATCGACCAGCGCTGGGTCAGGGTGCAACGTCCCATCGTCATGGCCGGGGGAGAGCTGACCTTGCGCATGCTCGACCTCGAGTTCAACTCGATCGCCAAAATCTACGAAGCCCCCTTACAGATGAAGGCCAACAACGGTCTCTTTATCATTGATGACTTCGGCCGCCAGCAGATGGACCCACAAAGCCTCTTGAACCGCTGGATCATCAACCTCGACAGGCAGATCGATTTCATGTCCATGCACACCGGCATGAAGTTCGAAATCCCCTTCGACCAGCTGGTTATTTTCGCCACCAACCTCGACCCCAAGAGCCTGGTTGATGAAGCCTTCCTGCGCCGCATCCGCTACAAGATAAAGATTGAGCACCCCACAGAAGCCGAATTCAAGCAGATCTTCGAGCGCGTCTGTGAGATGAACCGGATTGAATTCAAAGCAGACGTCTACGAGCACCTGCTTGAGCACTGGTATCGCCGGCACAACATTGCCTTCAACGCCTGCCACCCACGGGACCTGGTTGCCCACGTCACTGACCTGGCCCGCTTCTTCGATGAACAACCGGAGTTGCACAGGGCCAGCATCGACCATGCCTGTGAGAACTACTTTGTCGACGTATAA